A window of the Corallococcus exiguus genome harbors these coding sequences:
- a CDS encoding sensor histidine kinase, which produces MDSDLRPGDDHPAHDLKARVRAVLERRNLTDNVSAEQAAASWEQDRFVARARALFYARMMFLTLGLLILAVPAWSGYFGFNGPISFLGYFAMLLYSVANLLVIDHPKAGRWVTYLSLCCDLLITVVLIARPQVGGGLQSPLLATQLLFTTLFAILFPKPLAILPPLLALPITTRLDLLLNRSVTAVELLTLLWYLGLNFIIVYVLVYLNEREATAHREVVSLQGDLKELAVVEERNRLAREIHDGLGASLSSMIIQAEYILNLAREDGLRTEIREMKATAEESIEELRRNLRMMRDDFELAQGLEDYIKTFRDRTGQDIRFERTGLTRKLPPDAQLALFRILQECLSNAAKHAEAKEVQVRLDFSAEGVHLVVRDNGKGFDPGRTPRGHYGLLNMRERAMKLGGSIVVDSAPGAGAQVAFSLPCLSA; this is translated from the coding sequence ATGGACAGCGACCTCCGACCCGGCGACGACCATCCGGCCCATGACCTGAAGGCCCGCGTCCGCGCCGTGCTGGAGCGCCGCAACCTCACGGACAACGTGTCCGCGGAGCAGGCGGCTGCCTCCTGGGAGCAGGACCGCTTCGTCGCCCGGGCCCGCGCGCTGTTCTACGCGCGGATGATGTTCCTCACGTTGGGCCTGCTCATCCTCGCGGTGCCAGCGTGGAGCGGCTACTTCGGCTTCAACGGGCCCATTTCGTTCCTGGGCTACTTCGCGATGCTCCTCTACAGCGTCGCGAACCTGCTCGTCATCGACCACCCGAAGGCGGGCCGGTGGGTGACGTACCTGTCGCTGTGCTGCGACCTGCTGATCACCGTGGTGCTCATCGCCCGGCCGCAAGTGGGCGGCGGTCTTCAAAGCCCGCTGCTGGCGACGCAGCTGCTCTTCACCACGCTCTTCGCCATCCTCTTCCCCAAGCCGCTGGCCATCCTGCCGCCGCTGCTGGCGCTGCCCATCACCACGCGCCTGGACCTGCTGCTCAACCGCTCCGTGACGGCGGTGGAGCTGCTCACGCTGCTCTGGTACCTGGGGCTCAACTTCATCATCGTCTACGTGCTCGTGTACCTGAACGAGCGCGAGGCCACCGCGCACCGCGAGGTGGTGTCCCTGCAGGGCGACTTGAAGGAGCTGGCGGTGGTGGAGGAGCGCAACCGACTGGCGCGCGAAATCCATGACGGCCTGGGCGCGTCCCTGTCCTCGATGATCATCCAGGCGGAGTACATCCTGAACCTCGCGCGCGAGGACGGGCTGCGCACGGAGATCCGCGAGATGAAGGCCACCGCGGAGGAGTCGATTGAAGAGCTGCGCCGCAACCTGCGGATGATGCGCGACGACTTCGAGCTGGCGCAGGGCCTGGAGGACTACATCAAGACCTTCCGCGACCGCACCGGGCAGGACATCCGCTTCGAGCGAACAGGCCTGACGCGCAAGCTGCCCCCGGACGCGCAGCTGGCGCTGTTCCGCATCCTCCAGGAGTGTCTGTCCAACGCCGCGAAGCACGCCGAGGCGAAGGAGGTCCAGGTGCGCCTGGACTTCAGCGCGGAGGGCGTGCACCTGGTGGTCCGCGACAACGGCAAGGGCTTCGACCCGGGCCGCACGCCGCGCGGACACTACGGCCTGCTCAACATGCGTGAGCGGGCGATGAAGCTCGGGGGTTCCATCGTGGTGGACTCGGCGCCCGGCGCCGGGGCCCAGGTGGCCTTCTCCCTTCCCTGCCTTTCCGCCTGA
- a CDS encoding HesA/MoeB/ThiF family protein, with the protein MHGSPDTDHHARIPHATRIERARVLVVGAGGLGCPASLALAQGGVGHLTLVDPDRVDVTNLPRQLWHRTQDVGRFKAESAAAGLLRAFPGLSVEALPERLDAGNAEALFREHDLVVDATDGVATKFFLSDVAVLTGVPLVYGGVLRMNGQALRIDPGGPCLRCLYEDVPPPDAVPTCAQAGVLGAMAGLIGAVQALLALELLAGAATGPRGQATLHVLDGETLEGRTVKVTRAPDCPGCAIQTLPPFPSSQEDTACPT; encoded by the coding sequence ATGCACGGTTCGCCGGATACCGACCATCACGCACGCATTCCCCACGCCACCCGCATCGAGCGCGCGCGGGTGCTGGTGGTGGGAGCAGGCGGCCTGGGCTGTCCGGCGTCGCTCGCGCTGGCGCAGGGTGGTGTGGGCCACCTGACGTTGGTGGATCCGGACCGGGTGGACGTGACGAACCTGCCCCGGCAGCTCTGGCACCGCACCCAGGACGTGGGCCGTTTCAAGGCGGAGTCCGCCGCCGCCGGCCTCCTGCGCGCCTTCCCCGGCTTGAGCGTGGAGGCCCTGCCGGAGCGGCTGGACGCGGGCAACGCCGAAGCGCTCTTCCGCGAGCACGACCTGGTGGTGGACGCCACCGACGGCGTCGCCACCAAGTTCTTCCTGTCGGACGTGGCGGTGCTCACCGGCGTGCCGCTCGTATACGGCGGCGTGCTGCGCATGAACGGCCAGGCCCTGCGAATCGACCCCGGCGGCCCCTGCCTGCGCTGCCTCTATGAGGACGTGCCGCCCCCGGACGCGGTGCCCACCTGCGCGCAGGCGGGTGTGCTGGGCGCGATGGCGGGGCTCATCGGCGCGGTGCAGGCGCTGCTCGCGCTGGAGCTGCTGGCGGGCGCGGCCACGGGCCCCCGCGGCCAGGCCACGCTGCACGTGCTCGACGGCGAGACGCTGGAGGGGCGCACCGTGAAGGTGACGCGCGCGCCCGACTGCCCGGGGTGCGCCATCCAGACGCTGCCCCCGTTCCCTTCGTCCCAGGAGGACACCGCATGCCCGACGTGA
- a CDS encoding response regulator, translating into MDPTPNAPALPIRVFVVEDQTKILKNQLRLFEGHPDIDIVGTALSGEAALVEVEREQPDVLLLDLGLPRMSGIDVTREVKARFPKVEILIFTIFDEEDKVLEAVKAGASGYLLKGATVDKIVEAIKEVRAGGTVIQPNLARRLLRHFRVEPDTAPVPTEPLAVAPSASEPAAPASAQEPLLKPLSDREREILQLIAKGVSNSEAARLLSLSKATIRTHLEHIYRKLEVTNRVEAVTEGIRKGLISV; encoded by the coding sequence GTGGACCCGACACCGAATGCCCCCGCCCTCCCCATCCGCGTGTTCGTCGTGGAGGACCAGACCAAGATTCTGAAGAACCAGCTGCGCCTCTTCGAGGGCCACCCGGACATCGACATCGTGGGCACCGCGCTGTCCGGTGAGGCCGCGCTGGTGGAGGTGGAGCGCGAGCAGCCGGACGTGCTGCTGCTGGACCTGGGGCTCCCGCGCATGAGCGGCATCGACGTGACGCGCGAGGTGAAGGCGCGCTTCCCGAAGGTGGAGATCTTGATCTTCACCATCTTCGACGAGGAGGACAAAGTCCTCGAAGCCGTGAAGGCAGGCGCGTCCGGCTACCTGCTCAAGGGCGCCACGGTGGACAAGATCGTGGAGGCCATCAAAGAGGTGCGCGCGGGCGGCACGGTCATCCAGCCGAACCTCGCGCGGCGCCTGCTGCGCCACTTCCGCGTGGAGCCGGACACCGCGCCCGTGCCCACGGAGCCCCTGGCCGTGGCGCCGTCCGCCTCGGAGCCCGCGGCTCCGGCATCCGCGCAGGAGCCGTTGCTCAAGCCGCTGTCGGACCGCGAGCGGGAGATCCTCCAGCTCATCGCCAAGGGCGTGTCCAACAGCGAGGCGGCCCGGCTGCTGTCGCTCTCCAAGGCGACCATCCGCACGCACCTGGAGCACATCTACCGGAAACTCGAAGTGACGAACCGGGTGGAGGCCGTCACCGAAGGCATCCGCAAGGGCCTGATCTCCGTCTAG
- a CDS encoding ubiquitin-like small modifier protein 1, whose amino-acid sequence MATIRIPTPMRTLTGNQSEVQATGSTVGDVLRDLEARYPGMGARLFDDKGAVRRYVNVFLNDEDVRALKALDTPVKDADRITLIPAMAGG is encoded by the coding sequence ATGGCCACGATTCGCATTCCGACACCCATGAGGACGCTGACGGGCAACCAGTCCGAGGTCCAGGCCACCGGCTCCACCGTGGGCGACGTGCTGCGCGACCTGGAAGCGCGCTATCCCGGCATGGGCGCGCGCCTCTTCGACGACAAGGGCGCCGTGCGCCGGTACGTGAACGTCTTCCTCAATGACGAGGACGTGCGCGCGCTCAAGGCCCTGGACACGCCCGTGAAGGACGCGGACCGGATCACCCTCATCCCCGCGATGGCGGGGGGCTGA
- a CDS encoding sulfurtransferase TusA family protein produces the protein MPDVTATLDITREVCPMTYVRTKLKLESLPADTLLEVLLKGDEPLKNVPRSAKDEGHDVVSLDPRGDGTHRLIIRKRGK, from the coding sequence ATGCCCGACGTGACGGCGACGTTGGACATCACCCGCGAGGTGTGTCCGATGACCTACGTGCGCACCAAGCTGAAGCTGGAGTCGCTGCCCGCGGACACGCTGCTGGAGGTGCTGCTCAAGGGCGACGAGCCCTTGAAGAACGTGCCTCGCAGCGCGAAGGACGAGGGCCACGACGTGGTGTCCCTGGATCCACGCGGGGACGGCACGCACCGGTTGATCATCCGCAAGCGGGGGAAATGA